In Bacillus sp. S3, the sequence CTGCTGATTGACTTCCCCGACTCCATTCGGAATTAACCGCGACCATTGAATCGAGGTCCGGAATGAATTATGCCCCGTTTCCTTCATTAACTCGATATCCTGTTTATATCGGTGGTAGAAGTCTGAGGTTTGCTCCGGTCCTACTTGATTATGAAAGCTCTCCGGTTCAATGCTGTACCAATAGTCATATAGGTTTGGCTTTTTCCCATCGATATTTGCTGCCCCTTCTGTTTGCGGACCAGATGATGCACTTCCCCACCAGAAACCATTTGGAAAGCGATAAGTAGGTTGATTCTTAAGCGAAGTATTTTTCATAATTTATCACCGTCTCTTTTTATAATATAAGATTTATAAATTCTGACTTCGAGAATTGTCTAGCTCCAGCGCGCTTGCGGCTAGTGTCCTTCGCTCTCCGCCCTACGATAAGTCAACATCGAATCGCCTCCGGCTCTTCGTGTTTCCTTTATCTCAGTTGGAGCGCTCCACAAGGAAAGCTTCGGCAGCATAGGCATCGCACGAAGAAAAAGCGTTAGCTTTTTCGAGGAGGCCATACGCCGCTGACCAGGGCGCTTGCGCTTTTATATTTTTCTCCACTCACTTGGTGTGAGCCCAATTGTTTTCTTAAATTGTTTATAAAAATATGTCGTATCAGAATAGCCTACTTTTTTGCCAATTTCTCCTGCCCGATAGTGGGTTGTTTTTAACAATTCCTTTGCTTTTTCCAATCGATACCGGTTTAGGTATTCAGAAAAGACAACCCCTACTTCTTTTTGAAATAGCTGTCCTAAATAAATGACATTTACATGAAACTGTTGTCCCAAGGTTTTTAACGAAATCCCTTGGTCATAGGAAGCATGAATATAATCAAGGACATTTTGGACAATGGGACTGCGCATATTTGCCTGATTATGAATGGATAAAAGCAATTCGCGACAATATTCCTTCATAATTGCTTTCAGATGCTCCACGTTTTGGCTATAGGCTATTCTTTCCACGGCAGCTGTATAATAGGAAACATCGTCTTGCTGCAGCGAATAATGGATATAGGAAATAAGATCAAACGTATATTTTCTGGCAGATTGAGGGGAGATAAAAGGCGACTTCTTGGTTAATTCCTCAAAAAACAGGTCAACCACTTGCAAGGTCTCTCCATCCGCTTTCAATAGCTGCTTAACGATACATTCTTTGAATTCCTGCTGTTTTTTGACTTCTTCATGCCTATCAATCGGTAACATTTCTGAAAGAAGTACATTAGGATTTGAAAAGGGCTGCAGCAAACAAAACCCAATGGCATTCGTAAAACTCTCTTCCAATTCCTCTATCCTTTTAACCGGATTTCCCATCGATAAATAGAATAAACCTGAAGCGCTTCCTTCATTATTGAGATGCTCCACCAGGCTTTGATTCAATTGATGTAACTCCTCTTCACTCTTTCCGCCAAAAATAATAATTAATTCTTGGTTTGGACTGTATAGACAGGCCGCTGAATAATGCTCTTCAATATAGTTCCTAATTTCCTTTGATATTTCCGCATTTTGAAACTGTTCGAAACTTAATATAGAGACATTATGAAATGGCTGAACAAATTGGATATTATATAATGATAGTCTTTCAAAGCAATCATTTTTATTAATTTCACCGTTTAAATATCGCCATAATGTATTATCCAAAAGTGTGGACCGTTCCTGTATCTGATTGCCGCCTGTCATGGTTTTCAATTTACGCCCAACATTTTGGATGGTTGTGACTAATTCATCCTCATCCACTGGTTTGACTAAATAATTTTCAATTCCCAATAACAGACCCTGCTTAATAAACTCAAACTCCTGGTAACCTGTTAACACAATACTTTTAACCTTTGGCTGGATTTTCTTCACTTCTTTAATTAGATCTAACCCGGACATCTCACCCATCATAATATCTGTGATCAGAATGTCGATTGGGTTGTCTTTTAAAAAAATGAGGGCCTCTTCTCCGCTTTCTGCTGTTAACACAATTTCAAACCCATAATCCTCCCAATCTAACAGTGCCTGAAGGCCAATTGTAATCAGTGGTTCATCATCGACAAGCATCACCCTATACATTCGTGCCCCCCCTTGCTGGAATCAATAGTGTGACAATTGTTCCCTTATCTTTGGTGCTTTTTAGTGTTAGACCGAACGGAGCCCCGTACTTCAGTTTCAGACGCTGATGGATATTTCTTAATCCAATTGATTCCATTTCATCACCCTCTTCACAATTGATATGATGGATAATCTTTTCAAGTGCCTCTATTGGCATGCCCTTACCATTATCCTCCACACTTATTTCAACCATTTCTTCATGAGACGTGGCACGTATGAATAATTCGTTATCTGACTGGCCTTTCCTAAAACCATGCACAAAATAATTTTCAACAATTGGCTGTAAAATTAATTTT encodes:
- a CDS encoding response regulator transcription factor, with the protein product MYRVMLVDDEPLITIGLQALLDWEDYGFEIVLTAESGEEALIFLKDNPIDILITDIMMGEMSGLDLIKEVKKIQPKVKSIVLTGYQEFEFIKQGLLLGIENYLVKPVDEDELVTTIQNVGRKLKTMTGGNQIQERSTLLDNTLWRYLNGEINKNDCFERLSLYNIQFVQPFHNVSILSFEQFQNAEISKEIRNYIEEHYSAACLYSPNQELIIIFGGKSEEELHQLNQSLVEHLNNEGSASGLFYLSMGNPVKRIEELEESFTNAIGFCLLQPFSNPNVLLSEMLPIDRHEEVKKQQEFKECIVKQLLKADGETLQVVDLFFEELTKKSPFISPQSARKYTFDLISYIHYSLQQDDVSYYTAAVERIAYSQNVEHLKAIMKEYCRELLLSIHNQANMRSPIVQNVLDYIHASYDQGISLKTLGQQFHVNVIYLGQLFQKEVGVVFSEYLNRYRLEKAKELLKTTHYRAGEIGKKVGYSDTTYFYKQFKKTIGLTPSEWRKI